A single Anopheles maculipalpis chromosome 3RL, idAnoMacuDA_375_x, whole genome shotgun sequence DNA region contains:
- the LOC126561069 gene encoding larval cuticle protein A2B-like yields MPAHVQASVLQRLIPMLVLLSIAAAVPVVRPVSDTINDTINQHRSSGGKTPHHTPRYEFAYGVKDPITGDHKDQWEKRDGDRVHGVYMLEEADGTQRIVEYEADNVRGFRAIVTNVKLPKGTHSQQDPIAHSYSMLQAST; encoded by the coding sequence ATGCCGGCCCACGTACAGGCAAGTGTCCTGCAGCGATTGATTCCGATGCTGGTGTTACTGTCGATTGCTGCAGCCGTACCCGTCGTTCGTCCCGTTTCCGACACCATCAACGACACCATCAATCAGCATCGATCGAGTGGCGGGAAAACGCCACATCACACACCCCGGTACGAGTTCGCTTACGGCGTGAAGGACCCAATTACGGGCGATCACAAAGATCAGTGGGAAAAGCGCGACGGCGACCGGGTACATGGTGTGTACATGCTGGAGGAAGCCGACGGGACACAGCGTATCGTCGAGTACGAGGCGGACAACGTACGCGGCTTCCGGGCGATCGTCACCAACGTCAAGCTGCCCAAGGGCACCCACAGCCAGCAAGATCCGATCGCACACAGCTACAGTATGCTACAGGCCTCCACTTAG